The Vicinamibacteria bacterium genomic sequence ACGGATCTCGGTTCGTTGGCACGAAGGCGGAGCCGTCTTCATTCGCGACGCTCGTCAGGATTTGATCGATGTGAAACCCGATCTCCCCGGCCGCATCTTCGAGAACGCGGTCGAGCGGAGAAACGACCAGGACGCTCACGCTCTCCTTGGAACCGGTCGGTAAGGAGCTGCCACCGAGATAACTCTGGCTCGCCGAACGAATGGGGCCCCGGTAGGACGATTCCAACCAGGGAGGAAGGTTCGTTCCCACGTTGGGAGCGCCAACGAAGCCGTCGGTCGTTACCACGCGCTGGATTCGTCCCCGACGATGCTCGAGATACACGGCGCCCGAGCCAGGGAAGCTCTTTTGCAGCACGGCGAGCCTCTTCTGGAGGACGTCCACGATCTCACGCTCGTGAAGATAGGATTTCGTACCTGCCAGGGCTTGAACTTCCGCAAGTGCAATTTCTGCAGCCGTGGACGCCTCGGCCTCCTTGTTTTGGAGCGCGGTATTCAACATATAGGAGCTGACCTGACCAATGATGAAATATCCGCCGATGAGGAAAAAGAAGAGGATCAGGAGCGTTGGCACAAGCCCAATGAGGAGATACGAGATGATGAGCTTGCGCCGGATCCGCCAAAGGAGTTTCGTACGCAGGCCCGCAACGGCCCAAAGAACGACAACGGCCGCGTACACCCAGAGTCCTACCGTTGCCGCGGTGCTCAGGACACTCGGCACGAGTCCGAGCGCTCCCAAGAAACGGACGGTAACGAGGAGGAGCAGAACCTGTCCGCTACGGGTTCTCAGGAGGAGAAAGCCGAGGTTTCGACCTTGCTTCCCGCGTGGCAACCTTGGCATGAGAGGCTCGACGTCCATTAACCACTCGCGGTTAGGACAACCACCACCGGATCATTCCCTCATCGTCGCAACGCGAAAACCCGCGCCTCTGCTGGCTCGTTCGGCCGGGCTCCGGTTAGGATGCTGGCAATATAGCACAAGGAATGTTCGCCTCATGATATTGAGGGGTTTGACGTAACCCGGGCACCTCGGTATCCTTTTCACGGAACGCGCCCCGATGACTGCCAGCCTGTTCACTTTGACGCTTGCCATGCTGAGCTCGGTGCAGCCGCCTCGCCCCGCGAATGAGCTCGTCGATCTCGTTCTCGATGGCGTCATCGTGGCGAAGAATCCCGCCAACTCCATCGCGCTGGTGAGGCGGAGCGGCAGCCTGAGAGCCCGGCCCCTGAGGATCGGTCAATCCTACGGCGGGTACGTGCTTGCCGAAGTGGATCGAGATTCCGTACTTCTTCGGGGACGCTCCGAAGAGCTGAGAATCTTCCTTCTGGGAGAGAGCCGGCCCAGCGAGGGCGAGACCGTCGCCGAGAGGGTCTGGATTCGGCGAAGCTTTCCTCGTGCGACCGCCGAGCGTCGGCTGGAGAAGGAAATTCCCCTCATCCTCAGCGATACGAAACTGACGCCTCGCATCGTCGATGGGGAAATCAGCGGGCTATGCATCGACCGAATTCCCGACGGGACTCTTCTTTCGGAGTCGGGACTCGTCCCTGGCGACGTGATCATGAGCTTGAACGGCGAGCCGCTGAGAAGTCTTCCGGAGTTGTGGGAGCACCTTGCGCGGCTGACCGACACCGACGAGCTGCGTCTCGTGGTCGACCGCCACGGAGAGGAAGTCCGGCTCGCCTACGAGCTGACCCGCTGAGCGGCTTCGGCAACGTCGTCGCGATCGAGCTCGCCATCTTGCCAGTACGACAAGAACAGGAGATTCGCCTCCCGCGCACGGCCGAGGTCTCCCGCGGCGCCGTGGAGTCGCGCTCTGCGAAAGTGGCTACGGACGAAGGGCACTGGCCAGTACAGCAAGGCATCGGGAATGCTGACGATCTCTTCGTATAGAGCGAGGGCCTCCGTTCCCCTGCCAGAAACCTCGAGCCTTCGCGCGAGCGCGTATCGAATCGGTGTCGAAGGTTGGTGCACCGCGACCTGCCAGGAGAGCAGCGCGTCTTCGGCGCGCTGCAGAGAGCCGATGTCACGCTCGAGCTCCCACCGCAAATAAGCCGCAAGCGGTTCGCTCCTTGGGGCCAGAGCATCCGCGATCGTCGCCGCCTCCTCCGAGCGACCCAGGCGCGCGAGCGCCACTCCGCGCCACAACGACTCTTTAGAAGCCCGTTCGAGCGCGCGAGCCGGCTCGCCTGACTCCAGCAAGATGTGGGCGGCTTGCTCGCGTTGGGACTTAGCCATCGCCGGGAGGTCCGCGAAGAAGCGCTCGGCGGTTTCCAATGCCGAAAGGGCGGCGTCCCGAAAACCTCGACTGAGCTCCGTAACCGCGAGAATCGAATAACCGATCCCCTTCCACAGGCGCTCGGTCGATTCAGCGAGTCGCTCTGCGTTCTCCCGAGCCTTTCTGAAATCCCGATCGACCAGCGATCGCCGCCAGTTGGTGATAGCCAGCTCGTGGAGCAAGGCTTGGTAATCCAACGAAGAGGGTGTCTTTCGCACCACGGCGGGCCCCAGTCTATTTCAAGTCCGCGGCCGTTCGAATCGATCGGTATCGCCCGGATGCGATGCGCCGCGGCACGGAGAACCGTTCGTCGCCCGTTGTCGGAGAGGCCAGCTCTTCGATCTGCACGAGAGCGCGACAGCTTCTTTACGGGGGGGCGAGATGCCGGATCGAAACGGCAATCTCTCCCGGCTTCGCCATACCCAGTACCTCGCGTGCTCTCCGCTCGATCACGAGAGGGTCTTGCCGATAGGATTGAATTGCCGCCTCCAGCCGACGATTCTCTCTTTCCAGAAACTCCACCTCCTGGACGAGGGCCTGGTACTGTTCCCTTGTTTGGGCCAGGCTCAAGAAGCCACGGTCGCCGAAGAGTGCGTTCAGAGCGGAGACGGCGAGAGTCAGAAAAGCCGCGAGGGCGAGGGCCTTTTTCTTCAGAGTCGACTCCCCCAGACGGCGCGCGCGTCCGGCGAGCGTGGAGGAGGCCGTTGCGGTCATGGGTCCAACGTTAGATGATATCAACCAAAGGGGTTAACGGGAAACGATGGGTGGCTACCTGACGGTTCTTACTACGCTGGACACAGAGCAAGCCGCCGTTCGGCTTGCACGAGAGCTGGTGACGCGCGGACTCGTGGCCTGCGTGAACGTCGTGCCCGGCGTTCGCAGCGTGTTTTACTGGAAGGGGAAGCTCGAAGAAGCAACCGAGCACCTCTTGCTGATGAAAACCCGGGCGGATCGATATGACGCGCTCGCGACGGCGATCGACGAGATACATCCTTACGACGTTCCCGAGCTGATTGCCTTCTCGGTCGAACGGGGCTCGGCCGGTTACCTCGCCTGGGTCGACGACTGCGTC encodes the following:
- a CDS encoding septum formation initiator family protein — protein: MTATASSTLAGRARRLGESTLKKKALALAAFLTLAVSALNALFGDRGFLSLAQTREQYQALVQEVEFLERENRRLEAAIQSYRQDPLVIERRAREVLGMAKPGEIAVSIRHLAPP
- the cutA gene encoding divalent-cation tolerance protein CutA, translating into MGGYLTVLTTLDTEQAAVRLARELVTRGLVACVNVVPGVRSVFYWKGKLEEATEHLLLMKTRADRYDALATAIDEIHPYDVPELIAFSVERGSAGYLAWVDDCVDRSR